A single region of the Plantactinospora soyae genome encodes:
- a CDS encoding COG1470 family protein, with the protein MRKPHRRWADLAALIVLCVAGLGVPAQASAPDPDLDEGGFGVQLMEAPAERRKDPRARRSIVDHLPPGTVIRRRVQLANHTDRRLRIEVYPAAASIGKERFQPAEGRATNELTSWISVERDHVDLNPGQKAPIKVTVQVPPTASAGERYGMVWASVTAKATSSANVGRTHRAGIRLYLNIGPGGEPASDFAIGDLVPARDTQGVPSVAIKVRNTGERALDMGGQVRLSEGPAGMRAGPFEVLKGTTLAPGETGTVTARFPREVPNGPWRIDVDLQSGMVKHSATGQVTFPDPGQVGEASTLYDRLTTPWGLIATSLVVGLLIAAGLVIAARRSRRRTKVGVG; encoded by the coding sequence ATGCGTAAGCCTCATCGACGATGGGCAGATCTCGCTGCCCTCATCGTCCTCTGCGTCGCTGGCCTGGGCGTTCCCGCCCAGGCCAGCGCGCCGGATCCGGATCTCGACGAGGGCGGCTTCGGCGTCCAGCTGATGGAGGCCCCGGCCGAGCGGCGAAAGGATCCGCGCGCCCGGCGTTCCATCGTGGACCACCTCCCGCCCGGCACCGTCATCCGGCGCCGGGTGCAGCTCGCCAACCACACCGACCGGCGGCTTCGGATCGAGGTCTATCCGGCTGCCGCGAGCATCGGCAAAGAGCGGTTCCAGCCGGCCGAGGGCCGGGCGACCAACGAGCTGACCTCATGGATATCGGTCGAGCGTGACCACGTGGATCTGAATCCCGGTCAGAAGGCCCCGATCAAGGTCACTGTCCAGGTACCGCCAACCGCCTCGGCCGGCGAACGGTATGGGATGGTCTGGGCGTCGGTCACCGCCAAGGCGACCTCGAGCGCGAACGTCGGCAGGACCCATCGGGCTGGCATCCGGCTGTATCTGAACATCGGCCCCGGCGGCGAGCCGGCCTCGGACTTCGCCATCGGAGACCTGGTTCCGGCCCGTGACACCCAGGGGGTGCCGTCGGTCGCCATCAAGGTCCGCAACACCGGGGAACGGGCCCTGGACATGGGCGGGCAGGTGCGCCTCTCCGAGGGCCCGGCCGGGATGCGGGCCGGCCCGTTCGAGGTGCTGAAGGGCACCACCCTGGCACCGGGCGAGACCGGAACGGTCACCGCCAGGTTCCCCCGCGAAGTGCCGAACGGACCATGGCGGATCGACGTGGACCTACAGAGCGGCATGGTCAAACACAGCGCCACCGGTCAGGTCACCTTCCCCGACCCGGGTCAGGTGGGCGAGGCCAGCACCCTGTACGACCGACTGACCACACCATGGGGATTGATCGCGACGTCACTGGTGGTGGGGCTACTGATCGCCGCCGGGCTGGTCATCGCCGCCCGCCGGTCGCGCCGCAGGACAAAGGTCGGAGTCGGTTGA